The DNA sequence TTCATGACATTTAAGTTGctaatgatacaactacaatgGAATGTAACACAGCAGACAGTAtaattgtttgaaatgtttttgaccaaaaaaatgccAAGGTGAATGGCAGTTTTATCAAGACAAAGAATTTGCTGAGGGctgaatcagtcatcattctttTCAACTGTCTACTGCGTACTGTTACTGTttgtcaaatgtgaaatgtggATCCGCTCCGGCACACAATGATGGCATCCAACTACAATGGGAAGAAACCAACCCAAGGCCATGTGCGAGAGAAGCCACAAACAGAATCTGTTAGGCCATGCATGGTGGTTGTCTCTGTGAGCATAAAGAGCCCCAAAAACAGCCCACTTTATTGCTAAGCGCTACACTTTCAAATGAATCCCAGACGATCTACATCAACTTGTCTGGGACAACAGACcaagttttgttttcacttgttttattttgtgtgggtGAAACTCCTCCAGACATAACGTGATCCAATCAATGACGAGACGGAATgaggagggtgaggggggggggggggggggcagaagttGACCTTTCCCAGGTTAACTTTGTGCTTGTGGAATTTTCTATTATTGTAGGTCTGTTCAATATGGAGAAAATTTTATACCGAGATAATATTTTTCCTTTCAATCATGTGACAATAATAGCAAGTATTTCTCTCatcttttctctctttatttATACAACGCAAATGGATACAGAGAAAACTatcaaatgaataaaagagagatagaaatacaataaaacaaacccCGGTGgaaaaatccaatttaaaatattttagagCACAACCAGTTAaagcaatgtgcattgttgatgTGTACATATTCTGTGATGGGTTCAACAGGGTCATTCTACGTTATATGTTAGGCATCATTTGAGCACCTCAAGATTTTAAATCTTCCGTGGTACTTCAGTCTTCAGTCCCCCCCATGCAAACATTAAGTTAATTTTTGCATAACAAACATTAATCAGAAATTTTCCAAAGGGGATAAAACTTTGCAAGCACAAGGTGCTCTCTTTGAAAGGTCAGGCAGAAAAGTACACAGTTGTTACCAAAATGTGCCTCTTTACAGTATATCATCCGAGACATTACtcaaatgtgtgtgcatttaaaaaaggtGTCACTGTGTGTAAGGGATCTGCAAAAATGCCTTGTTGGAAAACGGTGTACTTGCCAACCCAGACAAGTGATATTACAATTCGTAAATTACTCCATTTGGATTATTTACCCGACCAGAAACCACtgcacaaacatgtttttttttctcactgtcaGCTGCTCACCTTGATCAAATGAGCATACTAGATGCCTCAAATACTTTGAGTTCTTTCAACTTGCGCTGATGACCTAGTAACTCAAACCTTAAAGCATGCTGAGCAGAACAGACACAGGGAGAGAATGTCTCTTACTTACCAACAACCATTAATGTAAACTCAAAGCCTCTTTTCACGGATTTCCGATACACCTGGTTGGGAAGATTTGCGAAGCCCACATAGCCCTCCAGGTTCCGCTGCTGATGCACAGAAGACAAACACATTGGTTTTAATGTAAGCAAGTCGGTGCAAAAATGTAAGTTACATGCCAAAAGTGTTTACCTTGCAAAAAATGGCTGAGTCAAAGCATTGAGAAGTCATTACTGATGCCAGAAAACTGTTACTTAGACATGCGTGTATACAAGTGCCTACAACTGGAGCTGTTCACAAATGTAACGAGTCTAAACAGTGCTGTATGAAATTAACCTGCAATTAGAATTCTTGCAGAAAGAGTGCTGTTTTTGAACTAAAGAGTGTCAAGCACTGCACAAAGGACGGAGGTGACCTGGGAGAAGCAAGATGAGATGATGTGGATGCAACGAAGATGAAGAAAAGCAAATAAAGAGATCCACGCAAATACACACAGTGGAGTAAAGCTAATGCTGCATGAACATCCCGTTGTGCAAATATCCTACATTCTGAATAGATTCCATGGGATGTGATGAAGATCTCAGATCAAAAGTGGCTGCAATCTGTCCGATCCGTGAGGTATTGCCCAGCTCTGCTTCTCTTCCGTTTGACTCCCTATTGAGCATTGTACTCGCAAACAACACCCTGCTGCACCCAGCGCCCACGCCTGCCAAAATGTCCTACACGCTACGagagccaaaaacaattgattgTTGCTTTGCCTGCCTCTGAGCAACCTCTCAGGCTCTGCCCTACATAATGTGAAtggaaaaatgttgttttgcaccCATGACAGACAAAGTTTCATAATatacagtcaaaaaaaatgatgacaaataaaACTGTGATAAAAATTATTACTACAAGACCGGTGAGATGTGCTTGTCTCTCTGTGAGGTGGTGGATGAGCTGAACTCTTAGTTTTCTAATATCCTCACAACAGAAATGCAATATTTGGTTGGACATTAAAggcattcaaataaaatactgttACGTCATGTTTCCATCGAAAGGGTTTGCAGTATCTGCAAAGAGTACCTTTGATCTCTCATCAACTGACTCTCTCCCATTATAGTCACTTAAAATTAAGCTTCTTTAGAGTTTGATTCGAAGTCGGGCGATCCATTTGAAATTGGGACTATTTTCAAATTGTTCAAAAACTGATGCACAGCTGGCTAAACTCGTAAAAGACAATGTGCCTCTCTCTTCGAATTTTTACACATAGCCAGACCATGCATGCTAAAAAACAGTCTGTCATCCAGTAGAACTGCACTACGCTAAAAATCAACATCCAATGACATCCAACAACATCCAGTATGGACAGAGGGGACTACATTCTATCATGACACAATCCTTCTGCCTTGTCAATGTCCTCGCAGCTCCAATGACCTTGCCTGAAGCACTTAACCGCTTCTATGTTTGATCAGGCTTCACTTAAGTTGTGAGTGTAGGTTGGAAAGGAGAAAGACAGTTTGTTGCACACCATTATATAATAGGCCATTTTTTGATGGTACACCCACCTTCACGCACAGCTCAGAGCCACGGATAATATGACATACTGCATTTGGCATTATCATTTCCCCAAATGAATAAAGTGTGAAAGTGGCATGAGGGAAATATTCACTTAAATGTTGATGAAAACACGGATACCCACAAAAATGTGTGAGCATGCAAAGGAGAAAGGGTTTCAGTATAGAATGGTAGCAAAGGTTGGATGTTGGCTTATTATTCCCTTAGTATTATGGTACGCCCAGAGGAAAAATATGTAAGAGATGAAAGAGTGACAAAGAGCCTGAAAAGCTCGGCCATACTCCTCATGTGAACCCTTCCCCCAGTCTACATTCTGGTCATCGTCGCTGCGTGGTTCACTACATTAGATGTATGATGTCTCACACTCactcatgcacgcacgcacgcacgcacgcatgctggTGGTGATACTCGAAGTCCCGTCAGTTCAATTTTCCTTGTCAGGTTTAATTAATTTCTTGTGTCCGTTCTTAAATAGCATGTTAATAGAGGGGCAGGGGAGGGCAACGTCGTCCTGAATTTTTCATGATGCAGATTTTCCTAGTATGCCAGCCCATGTCTTTGTGAAAACGTTCATGAATTTAACTAAAGCAATTTCTTCTGCTACATTGAAAACGGTTTATATTACGGCattaccaaaataaaaactaacatcCCAAGAATATCTATCCAGCGACCCATGTTCTGTACCCATTTTATTTGAGCTCTCATTATATTAACTGTGCTCCGATCTTTGATGGGAGTCATTAAACATTTTCCCTCACGAGTAATTTCCAAAGGCATGAGAACAGCGAATAAATGTCAAATTATGTAGGGTACGTTACAAAAACAGGTAGTTTTAACGAATGAGTAACTACGGTTCAATCTCCCAATTCTGAAAGGACTTGAAGTGTATGAGGGCACGAAGCTAACACGGAGTAACGTGAGAAACAACGTTTTGGATGAGAGGATTGAGTCTTTGCGAAGAGGATACAGTTGTGATTTTTTCCTGCATACATACACTAATCTAAACGCTGACACGTGTGgctattttggggggaaaaaagacttaCAGCAATGCTGGGAACCGCAGTTTCTGGTCGCTCGATCATTGTAATACTGTCACCGCCCAGCCTGCAATGGACAGTCACCAATGCATACACAGAAAAGCGTCCAAGAGAATGACGGAATGATAAGAAATGCGCGCTTGATAATAAACTAAAGCACCGTTagtcaaactaaacaaaaaaattacataggACGAACTAACAGCAGTCGCAACACAGCCAACAGACGAATCTCCGCGAAGAAAATAGGCCGCCTGATTTTGTCCACTACTGGTTTACTCCGATTCTATTCAGTACTATTTCCGACTTGAAACTTCAAGATAAATTTTTGACTTTGACGTAAACGTTGTTTAAACGTAGGTTTAGAGCTCAGACGTCATTTATTTATCGTGTTCTGCTTGAATGAGATTATCAAATTTCTAGCTACATTTTGAGGTGCGgttttctcattaaaaataatatacaacTGTGccccaataaaaatgttttaatttgaaCGCAGGAACTATTCTGACTTTTTACAGTACCACATTGAATACCAGAAAATAGAAGCATCGCTTTAGATCCGATTAACGTTACAGCCAATGATTGGACTTTACTATTGCAACCCAGCTAAGGCTTTTATCTCTTGTTTTGAAAACAAGTGTTGTAAACTTCCTGTGCCGTGCGAATTTAGCCACAGGAAGTCGCATACACATGTAACTGCAAAAGCATCTTCGGATGGTTCCTTACCGACGTCATATGCGGGTTTAACTATTTTattcagaatctgaatcagaatcatctttattggccaagtatgtagaacacacaaggaatttgtttcAGGCCACACTTGTATTATCACAAACAGGGACATGACAAATCagtatggaaagacattccGTAATGTAAAAGGGTACCgttgtgcggtggtaccaccagTGGCGGTTCTCGATCAATTTTACTGAGGGGGCCTGGCTGGGGCTAGGGGGTTTTGATAGAGAGGGCACATTCAAACCAGggcaaaaagacaaagattcgaaatcttatttgactttttatatttATCAAACGTTTAAACCTTTGCagacataacattacagtgacaaAGAAAAACAGTATAATAATCACAGTCGTACTGAATTAAGTGCTGATAAAAGATTCATATAGGTGCAGATGTTGTGGAACAGTCCTAAGCTACCAGTACTATTACAGTAACTGTATTGTGCGATTTTGGTGATTTCTGGCAAACCGTCCGAAGTGATTCAAGATTCAGTGCTTTAGACCTCCATTGGCGGTCTTCTTTACATTTGCTGATGTCTGTGGAAAAAGACATACAGAACAGATGTAAACATAATTTCTGCATGGACACAGCATATACACTAACCTGCTCCACTTACACCGTTTAGGTCAGAGGTCCCCCAAactgcggcccgcgggccgaatacGGACCAAGGGCACATTTGACctggccctctaaccctcctgttgtcctcgggtcaaaatgacccatcactgtgttaaaaacgcccccaaaaaaccctaaatgataattttttaaatttgaaatgttatgacttttcctagattgtccccaactgcagaaaaatttaaatgttgtttttattcacatttccatggaagctgtacaaaagaaAGTACAAAGGCGGTCTTGGggacaaaatgacccatgacacaaatagggttgaaatcaaggtcacaaagttatttacacaccatagaatgtttcagtgttttagttgtgtctcagataaattagtagaacacgtgaataagacggtagcagacataaacaagacaagataggtggcgttctcgtagatggcagaactctttttttgtggatttcaaggggctataaagagagagttgtttagttattatttatttcctgttttttctgtgaagaactcagagagggttatttagttattatttacttcattaatagtgttatttgtttcctgcctttttttctgtaaagaacctggaaagggttatttggttatgtgtggctttttgggaaacaataaaatttttaagctcccctacgatcgttgatgttacaaactgaccccccatcagagaagggaaaagttatgtggccctcacagggaAAAGTTTGGGGACGCCTGGTTTAGGCACTCAGATACACAATTATCTAAAATGGGATGTTTCATCATTGATGATGTTGTCCTTCCCagcctcacctgttgtgtccgtaccgtcaggaagctgagaatCCATTGGCAGATCATAGGGGGACACACCGAGCTGGAGAAGTTTGGGattgatggtgttgaatgcagagctgaaattcACAAATAGGATCCTTGCaatgttctttaggtggtttaGCATAAGgagttcaaaggacttcatgaccacagacatcAGAGCAACGGGCCTATCGTgtttcagttccgatgttgctggTTTcgtgggaactgggatgataggatgggacctcacacagctccagctCGATCCATTAGCCTTTAATGACTCATTACGTGCTTGAAACCCCACAATATTTCTCGTTACTGAAAATTCATATACCGTACATTTTTATGAAGTGGTTTGAAgatagatttttaaaatcaattattttaaaaactaaTTTGCCACTGAGGTTGTTCAGCATCttacagcagtcggtaggaacgagcgtcggtatctctccttcttgcaggcCGGGTGTAAcaatctctggctgaaggagctaccaagtgctgtcagggcgaaAATaatcccacctggttgtctcgaagcagtcccgcagagcatcttcagcttccgatgaccatttcttgaccattcacATGTACTGTCTGTATCTCTCTGTATGATGAAAGAACGCTCACAGCAGGCCTTCTACATCAGCGTATTTTCCCTTCTGCTATGCCACCATGCGGTGTTCAGCGGGATTGCACGTTATTAAAATAAAGCCTTTTTGGAGTAATTATCGATTTCAGAGCAATGTAACCCAGAAGACCAAGAATGATAAATAGCGTATATCCATTTTGGATTCATTCTTATCATACCTCCACACATtatagtgtgggacaaataaaggatatcttatcttactttgacatgaaaacaaaactgtatttaatccatgtttttttttccataaaacttTAATCGGAAAAAGAGTTGTCACCTACTTATTGAAAAAAACAGAGGTACTTTTTATGTATTGATTAATAAAAGTGCTACTCCTTTGGTACACACTTCTAAGTGAAAACATTGCTCAAATGTATCCTAAATTATATTGTAATGTTACTAATTATATTTATCAAAGATGgtccggtggcccagtggttagcgcgtcgacctcacagtgcagcggtaccgggtttaattccagctgcggcctccctgtgtggagtttgcatgttctccccgggcctgtgtgggttttctccgggtactccggttccctcccacattccaaaaacatgcatgtcatgctgattgaacactctaaattgcccctcggtgtgattttgagtgtggatgtttgttcgtctgtatgtgccctgcgattggcttgcaaccttTTCAgggtagggatgtgaatctcagcactgaggacgatgcgatacacatctcgatgcactaccagcgatgtgatacttaaacgatacacatttagttcaaatcaatgcgatccgatacgatacagtgcaatttgttgtgatattgtgcaattaaacatgatgcaaataggcaaagaaaaaaagcttttaaaaagatggaattcagtatggtattacaaaaaggataccacattattccttataaacagtagaacttgtaaaacaacttatttaagccctttcacaattgggttttgtgcaaagaaaatgtaaacaatttggcacctgagactcacagctgttgctgtagtgtaaacacaaacagactactcactgggtgtcttatatgaaatattcatctccataggacagaaaaaaaatacaattgaaacaatgtggcagtcacagcctcaaagctgctgtgtgtattgtagcgtacacagaccactctcactgagtgtcaaaatgaaatgtccaaaagagtcattcatatatagtttttccttgcgcggtcacagagagctgcaaggggaccccaaaaataagaggcgattttttctgatcctgacctggtttgccaagagtttctccggtgtccaacgaggaactggacggggaggcgggggagggtgCGGGAAACTTATCGGtcatgtggtgccatcgttttaagtggtctgcataattgtggtgctgccgttgtatggcttcgtagtgcgacattctttgctaattacggaggttttatcaagctttccgtctttctttttgaagccgtagtatttccaaacataagatctgaatgctgcgggagcattaaatacagtagtttcctcgctgctgcttgcacgaactccataatgtttcgctagttgtgtactgcactgtatgtgactcacggcttccgtccgtattcaacacaaaataataatggtgcattcattgcgcctaggaaagggcagataggtgacgtttaacatgaataaaacggcgcttgatacggattttaccgatacccaccaatgcatcgtgatgaatctagatttcacccgtcaatcgcgccATACCCAGAGAATGAGCCAATGCACTCGCGTCGATGTTTAATAATATTTAATATCgattcttttccacaccctcatttcagggtgtccccgcctactacccgaagacggatgggataggctccagcacccctcgcgacccttgtgagtctaagcggatcggaaaattgaaaatggatggatgaatcgatATTTATCAAAGTAAAGACACTGATAATAGTAATGATTTCTTTTCAATACTGATTTGCCGAGATGTGGAACATGGAAGTATTCATAATCAACACTTTATTTTCATACTGTGAAAATCTCtgcaagtgtttacatttttacttCAGCAGCATTCTCAGGAATTCATCATGTCCCCTCACTGGTGAGCCATTTATGGAACAGGCCCTTGGGCTCCTCAAAGGCACCATGTTGGTAACCCCCAGTCCAGAatatattcatcattcattAGGTTCGGAGTATAGCGAAGGTTATAACTGATTTGTCATTCCTGGGATTATTTTGTCATCAAGTTCGCTGATGAGGTTTTTCACCCATGAGGCTGAAGATCTGGCACACATGTAACGACCCATCACTGTCCTCAGTCTGTAAGAATATATACACAAGACAGTTGGTTTATCGTGAttctacggaagaggattagggccaatgaagaaagaaaaaataaggttggcaagattctgactttaatctcagaattctgactttaatctttaaagtcagaattctgagattaaagtgataattctgactttaaagtcagaattctgagattaaagtcagaatcttgccaaccttattttttttcattggccctaatcctttTCCGTATGATTCAAAGGATAAAGCTCAATGTCTTCATGACTGGGCACCAACCTCACAGCAGGAATGGGGCACTGTTGCGGAGTCTTGACATAACTAACTACTCGCTGTGACGCAATTGGGTTCTCATTGAAACGATAGCAACAGTTCTTCGGTCCAAATCCCCGCAAACCTACAAAGAGCCCGAAATCAACGATACACAATTCAATTACAGACAAGAACATACACTAAAAGTCAAGAACACAAGTGACTTAGCCAATACCTATGATACAATTGttgtttaaagtaaaaaaaagagacaataaTACATCTTTCAAAacttatataataatataaaataaaataattaatgaCAAACTTCAATTAATTTAGAAAAGATTATTGTCCTTTCTCACATTGAAAGTAACTGGGAATAATTCACAAATACAatatacacatttcaaaatgaacttCTTTGCTGCACTCGTCGACTAATATTTTAGGCATCGCACATCCTCGCAAGGTAATATTGTGATACAAATCTATTTGATTGATAATGTATGTCTCTCTTCTGCACTGCCCTCCTCAGATCATCCCACAGATTTTGACATTCTAGTCTGGGCCAATTTAGATATTCATTAATCAAAGCCATTGGTTTTTTGATTTGGATTGAACGATTGAGGTCATCGTGAAGTTTTGACGCATGCGAACATACAGCCACACCACTAGCTTTCTGGCCATCAACGTTTCTCAAAAGCATGTCAAGAAATGATGTTATGATTGTTGACATGACTTTGACACATTTCCAATAGtgcgttcacacacacacacacgcacacgcacacgcacacgcacacgcacgcacacacaaacttaaTCTTAATTTAAGACTGTATTTCTTCAGTGTTCTTTAAAAACAGCTCCCATCCATAATCCAGCAATGTCACCTTTGGAACATGGCAATCAGATTTTACAATAAATCCTGGATTACTTTAGAAATGGGATCTTGTGtagctcacaaaaaaaagaaaaaatgttcagCATAAAAAGCATCACATTCTTACCTTCACTAAAAGTTACAGCCACTAACAGCAGCACCAACACAGACAGAGGAAGATGAGAGGCCATCATGAAGTGTGTAATGTTTAAAGCTGCTCAGTCATTTTACACCGTCTGCCTTCACATTATATAGAGAGGATGAACTGACTGGGGAAGACCCCAACTCcattttgggactttttttttcagtttcaggGGGTTTACTGGGAGACATGGTCCCTTCTTTATCTGTGCTTCATAAAGTTCATCTCACTTCTCAAAATGAAAAGTCATGGATAAAAACAAGGGACTCAACAAATGCAAAGGAGGAAGTACCGTTGAATATTTTCCCAATGAGTCATAAAcgaaaataagttgttttactctCACCTCCTACATGTCACATAATCACATGGACTCCTGTCATCAGAGTACTGTGCAGTGGTGTGTGCGACTAAGTCAAGGTTTTTCAATCGCGTTCTTCGAGGGCTGTTGGTCTGCCCTTTTTCCATCATTCCCTGCTGCAAACATGCCTGTTTTAActcatcagatcatcagcaaagtctgGATCACAATCCTGATCCTGATTACTTGAATCAAGTGTGtagcagcagggagagatggaaaacaggcaagaCAGCTGCCCATAACTCATtccttcccaaagacgtttaaaaacgtcttttcagacttggtccagaattggctggtactgaatgagttaacttgcGTGTTCCATGTTACCTTGCGTTTGACTGGTGACCAATttcgggtgccccccccccccccccccccgcgcctactgctcgaagacaacTGTGATCGGCTCCAGGACGTCCGCGACCATCGTGAGGATGAGTGCTTTGGATAGCGGATGGATGGTGACATGTCAAATTACCGTCACACTGCGATGAgggttgttttattgttttattttgaaagaatgactCTCCTCTCATTTCATGTCACCTCCTCCTGTGCCAGGCTGATTGTCAGCTCGGTCCTGATTTTTTTCCTACCTGTGACCCCTTaccttgttttcatttattcattcattcattttccaaaccgctt is a window from the Hippocampus zosterae strain Florida chromosome 3, ASM2543408v3, whole genome shotgun sequence genome containing:
- the LOC127597752 gene encoding C-C motif chemokine 13-like yields the protein MMASHLPLSVLVLLLVAVTFSEGLRGFGPKNCCYRFNENPIASQRVVSYVKTPQQCPIPAVRLRTVMGRYMCARSSASWVKNLISELDDKIIPGMTNQL